Below is a window of Cytobacillus firmus DNA.
TAAGCCAATAATCAGGCTAAGAGTCCTCGGAGCAAAAATCGCCAGCAGGAATCCTGCTGTGCCCATGGAGATAGCCAGTGAAAGGTTTGAAACCATCTGCATTAAACCAAAAAAAGTTCCCTGCCTGGACCGGGGGATGAACTTCATCATAACGGTATCCAGGCAGATGTTGCCGATTCCGCCCGCAAAGGTGATCAGCAGGACAGTGAAAAGAGCTGCGTAAAAGCTTGGCGCGAGACTTAGTAAAATATGACCGGTGCCTTCTAAAGCGATGAAGATGATCGCAAGTGCCAGGAGGCCGCGCTTCAACATATGAGAAAAAAAGGAGCTTAGAATAAGACCAATCCCCAATGCGCCATACATAAAACCAACACCCAATTCACCCATATCAAAAACTTCCAGTCCATATATGCTGACAAGGATATTGTCTATACCATTGGCGAGCGGCATGGTCAGCATCATGATAAAAAAGGCAATCATGACAGAAGAGCCAAGAATGAGTTTCCCTGGTGAAATGGCTGCAGATGTCCTCGACTTCATTCTAGTTTCCTCGGAAACTGAGGGGAAAACCATCCTGGAGATGAAATATGCTGATAACAGAAAGGTAAGGCCGTTAATCATGAAAGCAGCCTGGTTTCCGAGAAAGTAGGCGAGGATCCCGCCGGTGCTTGATCCAATAATGAGGACGGCACCAATCATAATTTGTTCTATCGCATTCACATATATAAGCCTATCTGATTTTACAAGGGCAGGTATTGCAGACATTCTGGCTGGTGAATAGATGGCGTCGCCCATTGAGATCAGGAATGCACTCGTATATACAATCCATAGATCCCCGGGTTCTCTTACGAAAAGAAGGCAGAGGACCGCCGGCACTCTCAATAAGTCCACTGTCACCAGAATGGCCTTCTTGGAAAAACGGTCTGCGAGCATGCCTCCTATTGGAGCAATGAAGAAAAAAGGTGCCATGCGGATAGCGAATAAAAGTCCGATTGCGACACCAGAGCCGGTTACGCGGTAGAGCAGTGCGAGCAGCGCAACCTGTGTAAACCGATTTCCAATTCCATTAATGACACCAGCCCAAAAGAGCTTTTGATAATTCTTCTCCTGTTTCCATACAGTCCAATTTGTCATGTTAACGCACCTCAGTGAAAAGTGATTCGATAATTATCTAATTTGCCGGGAGAGGTAATTGATTAGATATACATCTAATTAGATTATATTCAAATTAGCTTGTTTGCACAATCATAAATTTTTCGATGATGAAACTTTATCCTGTTTCGACTCGTAAAGATGATAAAGGAGGCGGGTGCGATGAAAT
It encodes the following:
- a CDS encoding MFS transporter, with translation MTNWTVWKQEKNYQKLFWAGVINGIGNRFTQVALLALLYRVTGSGVAIGLLFAIRMAPFFFIAPIGGMLADRFSKKAILVTVDLLRVPAVLCLLFVREPGDLWIVYTSAFLISMGDAIYSPARMSAIPALVKSDRLIYVNAIEQIMIGAVLIIGSSTGGILAYFLGNQAAFMINGLTFLLSAYFISRMVFPSVSEETRMKSRTSAAISPGKLILGSSVMIAFFIMMLTMPLANGIDNILVSIYGLEVFDMGELGVGFMYGALGIGLILSSFFSHMLKRGLLALAIIFIALEGTGHILLSLAPSFYAALFTVLLITFAGGIGNICLDTVMMKFIPRSRQGTFFGLMQMVSNLSLAISMGTAGFLLAIFAPRTLSLIIGLSYLIFTIMYALLFARVDLVKEKREFIRGI